The sequence below is a genomic window from Rhizobium sp. NXC14.
GTCGAGATCTCGGCTCACCTCGGGCGAACGCAAGAGCTCGTCGATCTTCTTGTAGTTGTCGAAGCTGGTGTCGTCCCGGAAGCGCACCTCCGGCATGTATTTCATCTGCCGAAGCTGCGGCCCGAGCCGGCCGCGGATGAACTTCGCATGGCGGTTTAATGCCTCGATGACGATGCTGTGGTCGGAAACGCCGAGCGGTGTCACATAAGCCGTGGCGATCTTGAGATCGGGCGACATGCGCACTTCGGAGATCGAAATAACGGTCGCCTCGATGATGTCGTCACGCACTTCGCCGCGCTGCAGCACCTGGGTGATCGCGGCGCGGACCTGTTCGCCAACGCGCAGCATGCGCTGCGAAGGCGCGGAGGATGTTGGTCTGGTCATTGTTATCTCTGTTTGCCGATGCGGCTGGGAATCGAACCCGTCAAAGGAGAGCGTCCATGACTCTTTTGGCTGAAAAGGTCAAGCCGGCAGGTAGAAAAGCCACCCGCCGGAGAGCGGATGGCTTTTGTCAAGCTGCTGGAACGCAGAGGATTAGAGCGTGCGCGTGATATGTTCGACGCGGAAGCACTCGATGACGTCGCCGACGCGCATGTCTTCGTAGTTTTCGAAGGCCATGCCGCACTCCTGGCCCATCGGCACTTCGGAGACTTCGTCCTTGAAGCGCTTGAGGGTCTTGAGCTTGCCTTCGTGAACGACGACGTCGTTGCGGATAAGGCGGACGCCCGCCCCGCGCTCGACCTTGCCTTCGACGACACGGCAGCCTGCGACCTTGCCGACCTTGGTGATGTTGAACACCTCCAGGATCTCGGCATTGCCGATGAAGGTCTCGCGCCGTTCCGGCGACAGCAGGCCCGACATCGCTGCCTTCACGTCATCCACGAGGTCGTAGATGATGTTGTAGTAGCGGATCTCGATGCCCTGGCGTTCGGCGAACTGGCGCGCCTGCGCATTGGCGCGAACGTTGAAGCCGATGATGGCCGCGTTCGAGGCTTCGGCGAGCGAAATATCCGACTCCGTGATGCCGCCTGCGCCCGAATGGACGATGCGGGCACGGACCTCGTCGGTTCCGAGCTTTTCCAGCGCGCCGGCAATCGCTTCGATCGAACCCTGCACGTCGCCCTTGATGACGAGCGGGAACTCCTTGATGCCGGTGCTCTGCATCTGCGTCATCATCTGTTCCAGCGAACCGCGCTGTCCCGACTGGCGGGCAGCCGCCTTGTCGCGGGCAAGACGCTGGCGGTATTCCGAGATTTCGCGGGCGCGGCTTTCGCTCTCGACCACGGCGAACTTGTCGCCCGCCT
It includes:
- the rbfA gene encoding 30S ribosome-binding factor RbfA gives rise to the protein MTRPTSSAPSQRMLRVGEQVRAAITQVLQRGEVRDDIIEATVISISEVRMSPDLKIATAYVTPLGVSDHSIVIEALNRHAKFIRGRLGPQLRQMKYMPEVRFRDDTSFDNYKKIDELLRSPEVSRDLDGDNDEQ